The genomic segment TTActtttgtgaatttggataaatcgtaatcacgcagtataggtaatgttagaagttaatattattcatgttgtggcggctgcataatgatttattgcgagcggtaaactaaaagagcaaagaaacgagagacgcggtgtttataccgaagataacgataaaaaaatagcactcgtctacgcttcggtgcacacacgctaattgtgcggttttaaatctaaaaaaattagtctaaaaattataaatatatattacgatatAATTTCAATCaggagattaaagaaaaaatgctagaattgagaataaggataagtgcggaaaaaatcgccctatcagcaacaacaacaacaacaaagccaagaacaactgttcgacaaaaaaagatctatatgaccactaccgtgctgaagagacgcggtgtttataccgaagaaaacgataaaaaaaaggcactcgtctacgcttcggtgcacacacgctaattgtgcggttttaaatctaaaaaaattagtctaaaaattataaatatatattacgatataatttcaatcaagagattaaagaaaaaatgctagaattgagaataaggataagtgcggaaaaaatcgccctatcagcaacaacaacaacaacaacaaagccaagaacaactgttcgacgaaaaaggatctatatgaccactaccgtgctcaacaAGTATACTATGTAGAAATCATACACTATCAAACGAGACTAACTTGGGCAATCCGACACGTTACACAACGACTACAAACAGAGACTGATAATGTGAAACAAAGAATACTGAGAAACAACGATAAAAAGATGCGCGAAAGAAAGATGCCTCGCACGTAATCAGTGCGCTACCGTGCTCGCGCCAAAAccgttggtgacgtcacaacaggCGCGAAAATGTTGACGCGCCCAAAACCCCACAGAGTTCGGACATAACAATAGTCCcgctttttttttctctttttttgccaaaaattTCTTTCAATCCTGGCTTGTTGTAGTCTTGTAGTTGTTTTAGAGCTCTCGGTACTTTCGCCCGGGTCGGTTGCTTACGCCTTTCCGATGGTGCTCGCCTTGCCGGTTCGGCTTGAACCGCGGTTCGTTCGTCTTCTGTTGTTGGGTCTGGTCTGCTCTCATCATGTTCGTGGCCATCGGTTTGTTGATCAGCCATTTCTTCCCCATCGTCCGACCACATCCAATGGCACGTTTCGCTGTCCGCCCTCTCCTTGTTCTCGAAGGTGACGGGTTTGATGTCGTTGCCGTGACGCTGTTGCACTCGGCCGTCCTCTAGTCTCTGCAGCACGGCTCCACTGCTCAGTGTTCTGATTACTTTATAAATCTGAGGGCCAAATATCGGGTTAAATTTTGTTCGCACAATGTTTCTTACTATAACCAGGTCCCCTGGTTCGAACTGAGAATGATTTCGGTGATTTAATTCATTGCATTTGTCTACGTTTTGTTCCTTTTTCTCCCTGTCTCTCTTGTAGGCCGCTGATACCTCTTCCCTGTCGAGAACCTGACGGGTGATGTCTTTTTGTATCCTCCTCGGAACATTAGATTGCCTAGTGTTTGCCCGGTTGAGGGGTGTGGCGTCGATCTGTAGACAGCGAGGAGTTGGTCCACCGCCTGCTGCTTGTTTTGCCTTTCCCAGCTGGCCACTTTCATTGCCTTCCCTAGTTGCTTCATAAAGGTCTCGACCAGGTTTGCCTGCGGATGGTACGGAAATGATGTCCTGTGGTTAATGTTGTTGCATTCTGAGAATTTTGTAAACTCTTTGGAGTTGAAAGGCGGTCCGTTGTCTGTCCGGTGGTTGTCCGGGTTCCCGTAACTGTTGTATATACCNNNNNNNNNNNNNNNNNNNNNNNNNNNNNNNNNNNNNNNNNNNNNNNNNNAGAagacatctatgttataacacgacagtgagcatgaggtgtatgaatacaccatgtgtgtctggtgtataagaagacatctatgttataacacgacagtgagcatgaggtgtatgaatacaccatgtgtgtctggtgtataagaagacatctatgttataacacgacagtgagcatgaggtgtatgaatacaccatgtgtgtctggtgtataagaagacatctatgttataacttgacagtgagcatgaggtgtatgaatacaccatgtgtgtctggtgtataagaagacacccatgttataactcgacagtgagcatgaggtgtatgaatacaccatgtatgtctggtgtataagaagacacccatgttataactcgacagtgagcatgaggtgtatgaatacaccatgtatgtctggtgtataagaagacacccatgttataactcgacagtgagcatgaggtgtatggatacagcatgtgtgtctggtgtataggaagacacccatgttataacttaacagtgaacatgcggtgtatgaatacaccatgtatgtctggtgtataagaagacacccatgctataacttgacagtaagcatgaggtgtatgaatacaaatacaccatgtgtgtctggtgtttaaTAAGTCCGCACCCTTGTACTTgatatcatatttattgttCTAGATAAAGGGTAATAATCCTAGACAATGAGCTATAACATAACGACATAGATTAAATAGATTATCACGATATACAATACAAGTATACTATGTAGAAATCATACACTATCAAACGAGACTAACTTGGGCAATACGACACGTAACACAACGACTACAAACAGAGACTGATAATgtgaaacaaagaatattgagAAACAACGATAAAAAGACGCGCGAAAGAAAGATGCCTCGCGCGTaatcagtgacgtcacgacaTGCGCTATCGTGCTCGAAccgttggtgacgtcacaacaggCGCGAAAATGTTGACGCGCCCAAAACCCCACAGAGTTCGACATAacagtgtataagaagacacttatgttataactcaacagtgagcatgaggtgtatgaatacaccatatatctggtgtatacgaagacactcatgttataacccgacagtgagcatggggtgtatgaatacaccatgtgcatCTGGTGTATCGATTTTCgcttttttatacaaatgaaCTTTTGATAAGccaagtgaccactgggttagagttCTAACAATAGCTTAACAgccagttttaaataattcaccTGAGTAGAAGCAGGTACGGACACATCTTGTGAACTCAAAGTTGGAGAAATTCGGGCAATCTTTACGTCTTTAGATGTCCCTGGAGCAGATTTTCTCTTCATACCCTGGTGATAAAGCATTGTGTTGTAACGACAGTTgatgtaacacgggtgttctgttttatgcacctcgtgcccgcttcctaatgacacatacgtccactaTAGAGCAGGCATGTGCTTGTGTTTTTCTgatagttttaaacagtatGATAAACATACTTTAAACAGTATGATTTCTgatagttttaaacagtatgatagaaatagaaaaacccaattatttcaaaaaaattatacaaagaattatacaaaacacaaacactGTTTGGCATTTATACTAAAAAACATTACTCTCTGCTGCTTTAGTGTGCGAACGGAAAAAGAGAGAGGGTGGAAAGAAGGGAAAGAGCGAAAGAGAGGGAGGGGGGTAGTGAAAAGTGTGAGAAAGCGAAAGAGAAGGAACAACTACGATTACACATACCATTAGACCAACAATGTCAGGTCAAATCACTTTACAACCCAAATATATTCCAGGCAGCACATTATCTTTATAAAGATCACGTATATACTGTATATCTTATGTTGCCTATACATTATCAAGTTAGACCTCACATTTGTTTGATCGGTAAATTCCTCGCCGTCCATGTTTTAGCTTCGCTGCTTCGTTCAAAGGTAACCAACGTGATTGTTTATTAAGCGCACTGGTATTGTACAGCAGAACAATCACCATGCAGCTAAAATTACCAATGGATACCACTCCCAACGTCTCCTAACAAACGAAACGATAATAAATTaccacaaaacaataattgtaATCATTATTAACTTTCTGTTCTTCAAGTCTTCcacattatataaaacacttgtATCAAAACATAGTATTGACATTGCGAATGCAGTTGaggtatttaaaactaaacgaaaTCTACTTCCTTGTTGTTTCCAACCGCTGCACCttcaacaaatattataacttCAGTCTGTGTTCGTCAACCGCTACCGCGCAGTCGGATCTTTCTCTTTGATTCTCTTTCACCGGGAGTGTATGAACAACAAAGGTGAACAAAGATGAAGGGTGGAGCCATACAGCGGGGCTCAATGGTAACGCGAACTCGCCAACAATGAGCTTATTTGGCACGTAGCACCCTTTGTATGTCGGGTCCCAGTTCCAcgagtttaatttattaccaaTTTCGCGTATGTTGCATTTTACATGGAATCATaatttgcacattttttttattcgaaTATGTGTGTGCTTTgagaagtttttatttaattacaaaattcGAACCCGGAACAGTTATAAGTTTAGAGATCTGACGTAAAAGACAGATTTGGAACCGTATCGTCTCTGTCGCGCAATGGATTAGCGCGCTGGACTTCTAATCCAGAGGTTCCGGTTTCGAGNNNNNNNNNNNNNNNNNNNNNNNNNNNNNNNNNNNNNNNNNNNNNNNNNNNNNNNNNNNNNNNNNNNNNNNNNNNNNNNNNNNNNNNNNNNNNNNNNNNNNNNNNNNNNNNNNNNNNNNNNNNNNNNNNNNNNNNNNNNNNNNNNNNNNNNNNNNNNNNNNNNNNNNNNNNNNNNNGAACATATAAGGTAGAAAGATAATAATGTAACATGTTATTCATGCTAATTGTATACAGGCGTGTAACATTGCAGTTGCATGCCAGGGGAGGAAAACTgcatgtttgaataaaaatattggtgtATAGTTTTGGGGGATATTTAGTTTGCGGCAGTTTAACACTATACGCAGGCGTTATAggaaatgtaatttaattgtAGAACGAGAAATACCAACAGTCACTAAGCATATAAAGTTTTGTAGTAAATGGTGGCAGTTATAGTTACCGTATATAGTTTTGAACGCCCACCCCAACGAAAAACAACGTTATATAATCTAAATGCCCCATAACGGTACTACTATATTACAATGAACGCTATTAAGTCATTAGAACTCGGTCTAATCATTATTATGCTTAGCCCGCACGCAGAAAGGATCTCTGACGCGTTTTCCGGTTTCGCCATATACTAGAAGAGGTGTCGGTTTATAAATACGAGTGGGTTGTATCAGCCACAGGTAAATAATGCGTCCGTATATAGAGTTACAAAGTTTCAAGCTATTGTTATGGAGAAAGTTAGAAGCATTAAGCCGGAGATTCTACATATGATTCCggttaaaaagtttggtagagaattgtttttttgtttttttttccggaaatttataaataggcaGTAACGTAATACAAacatgagtttttttttatttcatgcagtagagtgggggaagacgggacacctttttactctattttcacgtactatttagtagtaaacaaagaaaattcaaaaattattacaaaatcgTATTTCACGACCGCCAGACCATTAAtggtaacttgtttaaaaacacggtcaggatatttagacattatgtgccaaaggtgtcccatcttcccccaccctcttATAGAATATGATATAGCATTTGACGTGATTAGCATCTGGTCAATAAACTCAATCATGCATGATAACAATGCACTTCGATATAGACGAAGTATTTAAATCATTCTTATTCGTGACTGACGCAATGCGATGACGCATGTCCCCGTTTAAACAGGTACGCCTTGTTTTCCCAACACGTTTCTTTAATAGCATAACCAATACAACTtattaattgtaatttttgtattaaatatctGTTTCTTTAGTATAGTATGTAAATTGTAGCATTTCgccaaaatgttgtttttatgagAGCTGTTAATCATATTCGTCGGTCACAATACGCATAGAAACAGTTTACGTTTTCTAAATGTTATGAATCAAAGGACATTATATAACCTTTTTACTCTAGATTTTAAAATGACTAACATAATATGTGCCTACTTTCAACATGCGTCATTACTGTAGATTAGAACAATATAGAACAATAGCCTTGGCGTAAAAGGGTTTTACCATAAAATAGGTCATTTGTTACGTTGTGTGTATAACACGTATATTTGGTATAAGAGGCAAACATGCGTGGTGCAGACAAGGTTAGGTTATAGGAGATTTTACAAGTTATTAAAACCAAGCTTTTTATAACTTCGATTACAATAGaaagtttatatttgattaCTTTAGCgaaaagaaggaaattagcagcaaaacgacagtcgttaagaCACGccacgaaaaaaaaaaacttaaagtgttaaacaaatttgttgttaaacttATAACACACGGTGACTTAACGACGTTGTATAAATTAGtttagatatatttatttatggtttagtaggatggggtaagatggaacatgttttgaTGCtctttacagaattatataaccgcagTCCCGCGGCTCNNNNNNNNNNNNNNNNNNNNNNNNNNNNNNNNNNNNNNNNNNNNNNNNNNNNNNNNNNNNNNNNNNNNNNNNNNNNNNNNNNNNNNNNNNNNNNNNNNNNNNNNNNNNNNNNNNNNNNNNNNNNNNNNNNNNNNNNNNNNNNNNNNNNNNNNNNNNNNNNNNNNNNNNNNNNNNNNNNNNNNNNNNNNNNNNNNNNNNNNNNNNNNNNNNNNNNNNNNNNNNNNNNNNNNNNNNNNNNNNNNNNNNNNNNNNNNNNNNNNNNNNNNNNNNNNNNNNNNNNNNNNNNNNNNNNNNNNNNNNNNNNNNNNNNNNNNNNNNNNNNNNNNNNNNNNNNNNNNNNNNNNNNNNNNNNNNNNNNNNNNNNNNNNNNNNNNNNNNNNNNNNNNNNNNNNNNNNNNNNNNNNNNNNNNNNNNNNNNNNNNNNNNNNNNNNNNNNNNNNNNNNNNNNNNNNNNNNNNNNNNNNNNNNNNNNNNNNNNNNNNNNNNNNNNNNNNNNNNNNcgttaagtgtcttgcccaaggacacatacgcccacaatggtagtagcgacgagccttgaacccattacctaatggttacaggcaggcgcgctaaccactacaccacggcgccggacaagcgtgttgtaatgactggcgttttactgttaatttttatttcttcgcCTTTTGCTTATTATTATAAGCAAATGAAGGCGAAAagaataaaagttaaactatTGGCAAAGAGACGgaatttaaagcaaaacgTCGTTGCTTTTTAACCTACAGTTTGTCTATACATTTTTACAGtagcgtgtttttaataattgttttaattcatattaATCGCTATAGTATTCGAAGAGGTAAACAAAAAGTGatcataattattaaatacgcccaagcacacatacgccaacaatggtagcagcgactaGCCTCAGTCTTGTATCACCTCTGTCATAGAAGCGCGTGCTCTAACCACAAAGCCATGGCGCTGGCCCGACACCTTACGGgcacaaaataatataatactaCAACAGTTGCAATAGAGTGAATAGACGATACGCATTTTTTAGtcatttgcaaaaaaataaaaagacaatataaaattaacgCTACATTCAAACATTTTGTATAACGCTACATTAGCTCAAacattttgtatattatttgcaCAACACTTTAGGTAAGGTTTGTGCAATAAACTCCCCTTTTAAACTAACTTACCCCGTGTTAGCAACATCACTCATCAACAACATTACGCAACTAACTGGGGaatattcttttataaaacCCCCTTTTGCTTAACAgggattttacatttttgctcAAAAAGttgagttttttaaaaatatttcagccGTATTACAACTTTGAGATTAATTCTTATAACAATGGGCTCCCAGGCTGCAAAACTGGCACGAAAAAGTTACGACTACGTGAGCGGGAACGACCAAACCAATCCTGAAAATCCAACTCTTTAAAAGCTTCAGGATTTGCATTAAAAGGAACCCGGTTCGTTTTTACCAGAAGCAggtagttttgtaaatattcaaaaacgAATTTCATacgttttatattaaaattgctattttttattactttgcttatatacaaatataaagctTTAAATACCTGGTTTTAAACagatatattaaaactaactCTCATGGCATTTACTTTTGTACTGCTCCAACATTATAAACACCAGTACCAAATCAatttatatattgattttttttcgaaataaataaactttaaactttcCCAAGTTCCGAATACTTCGACGAGGATGGTCACCTCGCTCATGAGTTTTATCGAGAATCGAACGTTAAATCAAAGAAAGGGAAATACACTCTCAAGCGAATCACCAAAGGTTTATACAAACAGGtgaatataatgtaaaattttcaaataattatttaaatgggTGAATGAAATGATTAAACAggtaaaccaaaattttatatgggtaaataaaatttttttttgacagTGGTTACTTTACTGaccttttaatttatacaagcAATTGAATTTCCAGTTCAGAGCATTTGCATCTGAACAGTCTTGGGTTCAAGACTCATCGCTGCCACAATTGTggccgtatgtgtccttgggcaagacattgtCCTccatatgtaataaaataaaataacatctCGTCCTAGAGTTGCCGCGCCCTGCAAGATAAATGAAGTTAAAATTataaggttaaaaaaataaatcgactttatgtttacatttttctacttacaacttttcaactttataaataattagAATGTTATGCAGGGAAAAGTAAAATTGGAAATCCCCCGTCTCAATTGCGAATTCCCCGTTGTTATATACGAAGGTTGACCTCTGCGTGACCTCCACTTggatagtgatgtcataatagtcATTGATGTTGGTTGTGAGGTCAGAATGATGAAACAATCGTGACAATTGAAAAACTATTGTATTATAATTATGTTGTCACTGTGAAGTCATTGTTGTTTATGAATACATTAATCGAAGGGCATTGTCGTTACCATTAAAGTAAATACCAtactaatattttgttacttctgctaccttAATGTGATAAGTTTTTGGCACCTCTGGTATATAAATGTTAACTATATatcaacgtttcgtctgcccaTGAAAACTATGCTtgccgctgctaccattgttgggatatgtgtccttaggcactTAACGACAAATTAccaacttgtaagcgggcacgaggtgtatgaaacaaaacacccgtgttataacgattgacgttccccgccatgtgaggataaataagttgcatacgtggtaactcgtaagcgggcacgaggtgtatgaaacagaacacccgtgttataacaactatcgttgccctgccatgcgagaataaataagttgcatacgtggtaactcgtaagcgggcacgaggtgtatgaaacagaacacccgtgttataactactgttgttgccccgccatgcgaggataaataagtt from the Ciona intestinalis unplaced genomic scaffold, KH HT000122.2, whole genome shotgun sequence genome contains:
- the LOC101241928 gene encoding uncharacterized protein LOC101241928 — its product is KSNSLKASGFALKGTRFVFTRSSSEYFDEDGHLAHEFYRESNVKSKKGKYTLKRITKGLYKQFRAFASEQSWVQDSSLPQLWPYVSLGKTLSSICNKIK